One Pyrococcus furiosus DSM 3638 genomic region harbors:
- a CDS encoding homoserine dehydrogenase: MKEVKISIFGFGTVGRALAEIVAENSEVYGIKLKVVSITDRSGTLWGDFDLLEAKEVKEATGKISNIGDYEVYYLKPEEIIEEIRPDIFVDVSSWDDAARVYEFALKEGVSVVTSNKPPIAESYDKLLKASQEGNAGLFFEATVMAGTPIIGLLRENLLGEKIEEIKAVVNASTTFILTRMEQGKTFEEAFNEAKSLGVLEEDPSKDIDGIDAFYKAKILHWVSYGAPPEFEERVGIREVKDARNVRLVAQVSEGRISVKPIKLPENSPLLVEGVQNAAIIKTDNLGEVVLKGPGGGGRVTASGVFTDIIKAALRFPKAR, from the coding sequence ATGAAGGAGGTCAAAATTTCTATTTTCGGTTTTGGAACAGTTGGCAGGGCTTTGGCTGAAATAGTTGCCGAAAACTCAGAAGTTTACGGGATTAAGTTGAAGGTAGTCTCAATAACTGACAGGAGCGGGACTCTCTGGGGGGACTTTGACCTACTTGAGGCCAAGGAAGTTAAGGAAGCAACTGGGAAGATAAGTAACATAGGAGATTACGAAGTCTATTATCTTAAGCCAGAAGAGATAATTGAGGAGATAAGACCAGATATCTTTGTTGATGTCAGTAGTTGGGATGATGCGGCGAGGGTTTATGAGTTCGCATTAAAGGAGGGGGTAAGCGTAGTAACAAGCAATAAGCCACCTATTGCCGAAAGTTATGATAAGTTGCTAAAAGCTTCCCAAGAGGGGAATGCTGGATTATTCTTCGAAGCTACCGTGATGGCAGGAACGCCGATTATAGGACTTTTGAGGGAGAACCTGCTCGGAGAGAAGATAGAGGAGATCAAGGCAGTTGTTAATGCAAGTACAACTTTTATTCTCACAAGAATGGAGCAAGGAAAGACATTTGAAGAAGCTTTTAATGAAGCTAAATCCCTGGGAGTGTTAGAGGAGGATCCTTCTAAGGACATAGATGGAATTGATGCCTTCTATAAGGCAAAGATTCTTCACTGGGTGTCATATGGAGCTCCTCCAGAGTTTGAGGAAAGAGTTGGGATTCGAGAAGTTAAGGATGCAAGAAATGTTAGATTGGTGGCTCAAGTCTCTGAAGGAAGAATAAGTGTGAAGCCCATCAAACTCCCGGAGAATAGCCCATTATTGGTTGAAGGAGTACAAAATGCTGCAATAATAAAGACGGACAATTTGGGGGAAGTTGTTCTTAAAGGCCCAGGGGGAGGAGGAAGAGTTACTGCGAGCGGAGTTTTCACAGATATAATCAAAGCTGCCCTAAGGTTTCCAAAGGCTAGGTAA
- a CDS encoding tRNA(Phe) 7-((3-amino-3-carboxypropyl)-4-demethylwyosine(37)-N(4))-methyltransferase Taw3: MLLYMQFSENFERAKKEALISLEIALRKGEVDEDIIPLLKKINSLDNYFTTSSCSGRISVMEMPHFGDKVNAKWLGKWHREVSLDEVLGAIKKHRSGQLWFLVRSPILHVGAKTLEDAIRLVNLAVSCGFKYSNIKSISNKKLIVEIRSTERMDVLLGENGRILVGEEYLRKIVEIANAQVRRFKEKLKRLESNIDALNR; the protein is encoded by the coding sequence ATGCTTTTATACATGCAGTTTAGTGAGAACTTCGAAAGGGCAAAAAAGGAGGCTTTAATAAGCCTTGAAATTGCCCTAAGAAAAGGGGAGGTTGACGAAGACATAATCCCTCTTTTAAAGAAAATTAACTCTCTAGACAACTATTTCACTACCTCATCTTGCTCTGGAAGAATCTCCGTAATGGAGATGCCTCATTTTGGAGACAAGGTGAACGCCAAGTGGCTTGGGAAGTGGCACAGAGAGGTTTCCCTCGATGAAGTTTTGGGGGCTATTAAAAAGCATAGGAGTGGACAGCTGTGGTTTCTTGTGAGAAGTCCCATTCTTCACGTTGGGGCTAAGACTCTGGAAGATGCAATAAGGCTTGTAAACTTGGCCGTTTCCTGCGGATTTAAGTATTCTAACATAAAGAGCATAAGCAACAAAAAGCTAATCGTTGAAATTAGATCTACGGAGAGAATGGACGTTCTCCTAGGAGAAAATGGAAGAATACTCGTTGGAGAAGAATATTTGAGGAAGATAGTTGAGATAGCTAATGCCCAGGTGAGAAGGTTTAAGGAGAAGTTAAAGAGACTTGAGTCAAATATTGATGCGCTAAATCGATAA
- a CDS encoding acetamidase/formamidase family protein, with product MVKAMIFIPKEKHVYSFGPDMKEVARAKPGEIIVFETLDALGGQIRSEEDTVEKIDFSRVNPATGPVYIEGAEKGKILKVKILEIEVNDRGVIVTAPGAGVLGDLVKAPKTKVCRIANGFVQFGEFKIPVRPMIGVIGVASPEEIPTGTPGRHGGNMDTNLITEGSTVYFPIFKDGAYLALGDLHAVMADGEVCVSACEVSGKVTVKTEVLSGSIEWPIVETSDAYYILVSEEDLEDAVREAVKQGVDILRRANELSWDEAYMLASLIMDVQISQLVDPRKTVRVRIPKQYLKMSLF from the coding sequence ATGGTGAAAGCCATGATATTTATCCCAAAGGAAAAGCATGTGTACTCTTTCGGCCCAGATATGAAGGAAGTTGCCAGAGCTAAGCCTGGAGAAATAATAGTGTTTGAAACCCTCGATGCACTTGGTGGGCAAATAAGGAGTGAAGAAGATACTGTTGAGAAGATAGATTTTTCGAGAGTTAATCCTGCCACAGGGCCAGTGTACATTGAAGGTGCTGAAAAAGGAAAGATTTTGAAGGTTAAGATTCTTGAAATTGAAGTTAATGATCGAGGAGTTATAGTCACAGCCCCAGGAGCTGGAGTTCTTGGAGATCTTGTAAAAGCCCCAAAAACAAAGGTATGCAGAATTGCTAATGGCTTTGTTCAGTTTGGAGAGTTTAAGATTCCCGTAAGACCGATGATAGGAGTCATAGGCGTTGCTTCTCCAGAAGAAATACCAACCGGAACCCCAGGAAGGCATGGGGGAAATATGGACACGAACTTAATAACTGAGGGCTCAACGGTTTACTTCCCGATCTTTAAAGATGGAGCTTATTTGGCATTAGGTGACTTACATGCAGTTATGGCCGATGGAGAGGTTTGTGTTTCTGCATGTGAAGTTAGTGGAAAGGTTACAGTTAAGACTGAAGTTTTAAGTGGGAGCATAGAGTGGCCGATAGTGGAAACTAGTGATGCTTACTATATCCTGGTTTCAGAGGAAGACCTTGAAGATGCTGTTAGGGAAGCGGTAAAGCAGGGCGTTGATATTCTGAGAAGAGCAAATGAACTAAGCTGGGATGAGGCTTATATGTTAGCAAGCTTAATTATGGATGTCCAAATAAGTCAGCTTGTTGATCCTAGAAAAACAGTGAGGGTTAGAATTCCAAAGCAATATCTTAAGATGTCCTTATTCTAG
- a CDS encoding NAD(+) kinase produces the protein MKFGIVARRDKEEALKLAYRVYDFLKVSGYDVVVDKDTYEHFPYFNERDVIPLEEFDVDFIIAIGGDGTILRIEHMTKKDIPILSVNMGTLGFLTEVEPSDTFFALSRLIEGEYYIDERIKVRTYINGENRVPDALNEVAILTGIPGKIIHLKYYVDGGLADEVRADGLVVSTPTGSTGYAMSAGGPFVDPRLDVILVVPLLPLPKTSVPMVIPGSSRVDITLVSDREIILAIDGQYYEYLPPDVEITVVKSPRKTKFVRFTKEIYPKYTMKIKERH, from the coding sequence ATGAAGTTTGGAATAGTTGCAAGGAGGGATAAAGAGGAGGCTCTAAAGCTCGCCTACAGGGTCTATGATTTTCTTAAAGTTAGTGGATATGATGTAGTTGTAGACAAAGATACTTACGAGCATTTCCCATATTTTAATGAGAGAGACGTAATACCTCTGGAAGAATTCGATGTAGATTTCATAATAGCGATTGGTGGAGATGGAACGATACTCAGAATAGAACACATGACAAAAAAAGATATTCCAATATTGAGCGTAAATATGGGAACTCTTGGCTTTCTTACAGAAGTTGAGCCCTCAGACACCTTTTTTGCATTAAGCAGGCTGATAGAAGGAGAATACTACATAGATGAGAGAATTAAGGTCAGAACTTATATAAACGGGGAAAACAGAGTTCCTGATGCATTAAATGAAGTTGCAATATTAACTGGAATCCCAGGAAAGATAATTCACCTAAAGTATTACGTAGACGGAGGATTAGCGGATGAAGTTAGGGCAGATGGATTAGTTGTTTCAACTCCTACCGGCTCTACTGGTTATGCAATGTCCGCTGGAGGTCCATTTGTAGATCCAAGGCTCGATGTAATCCTCGTGGTTCCTCTTCTCCCCCTCCCTAAAACCTCAGTCCCAATGGTAATCCCAGGGAGCTCAAGGGTCGACATTACACTGGTTAGTGACAGGGAGATAATACTTGCTATAGATGGCCAGTACTACGAATACTTACCCCCAGATGTTGAGATAACGGTAGTAAAAAGCCCCAGGAAAACAAAGTTCGTTAGGTTTACAAAAGAGATATACCCTAAGTACACGATGAAAATAAAGGAGAGGCATTAA
- a CDS encoding polyprenyl synthetase family protein has translation MYDELFKKIKEKAKFVDEKLLSLIPEKEPKILYEAARHYPLAGGKRVRPFVVLTATEAVGGEWEKAIYPAVAIELIHNYSLVHDDIMDMDETRRGRPTVHKVWGINMAILAGDLLFSKAFEAISRAEIPPEKKARVLETVVKASNELCEGQAMDLEFEKRDTVTIEEYMRMISGKTGALFDASAKVGGIVGTDNEEYINALSTWGRNVGIAFQIWDDVLDLIADEEKLGKPVGSDIRKGKKTLIVAHFFENADEKDKQKFLKVFGKYAGDVKGEGIIEEDIKAEVMEAIDLLKKYGSIDYAANIAREMVKKANEALKVLPESEARKDLELLARFIVEREY, from the coding sequence ATGTATGATGAGCTTTTTAAAAAGATAAAGGAGAAGGCTAAGTTTGTTGATGAAAAACTGCTCTCTCTAATCCCTGAAAAGGAACCAAAGATTCTTTATGAAGCCGCAAGGCACTATCCCCTGGCTGGTGGAAAAAGGGTTAGGCCATTTGTTGTTTTAACGGCAACTGAAGCTGTGGGGGGAGAGTGGGAAAAGGCAATATACCCAGCTGTAGCTATAGAACTAATTCATAATTACTCCTTAGTGCATGACGATATTATGGATATGGATGAAACTAGGAGGGGAAGGCCCACAGTTCATAAGGTTTGGGGAATCAACATGGCAATATTAGCTGGAGATCTGCTCTTCAGCAAGGCCTTTGAGGCTATTTCGAGGGCAGAGATACCACCGGAAAAGAAGGCAAGAGTTCTTGAAACAGTTGTAAAGGCATCAAATGAGCTTTGTGAAGGTCAAGCTATGGATTTAGAATTTGAGAAGAGGGACACCGTAACAATAGAAGAGTACATGAGGATGATAAGTGGGAAGACAGGGGCTTTGTTTGATGCATCTGCAAAGGTTGGAGGAATAGTTGGGACTGACAACGAAGAATACATTAATGCACTATCAACTTGGGGAAGAAACGTTGGAATAGCCTTTCAGATTTGGGACGATGTCCTTGACTTGATTGCCGACGAGGAGAAGCTCGGAAAGCCTGTGGGGAGCGATATTAGAAAGGGCAAGAAAACCCTAATAGTTGCCCACTTCTTCGAAAACGCCGATGAAAAAGATAAGCAGAAGTTCCTGAAAGTTTTCGGAAAGTACGCTGGAGATGTAAAGGGGGAGGGGATAATAGAGGAAGACATCAAGGCAGAAGTCATGGAGGCAATAGATTTGCTTAAGAAATATGGAAGTATAGATTATGCCGCCAACATTGCTAGAGAGATGGTAAAGAAGGCAAATGAAGCCCTTAAGGTTCTTCCTGAGAGTGAGGCTAGGAAAGATTTAGAACTGCTAGCTAGATTCATTGTTGAAAGGGAGTATTAA
- the ileS gene encoding isoleucine--tRNA ligase, giving the protein MIKEPEFRDYTPGKLEEKIEQFWKESNIYQKVKELRKNGPKYYFLDGPPYVSGAIHLGTAWNKIIKDMIIRFRTMQGYNVWRQPGYDMHGLPIEVKVEQALGLKTKKEIEEKIGVENFIQKCKEFALNNLRIMTEQFKMLGVWMDWDNPYMTIKNEYIESAWFTLKRAWEKGLLEKDKRVLHWCPRCETALAEHEVRGEYKLRKDPSIYVKFPVEGKENEYLLIWTTTPWTLPANLAVSAHPDYDYVKVRVDLNGREEYWILAKALVEKVLGDIGVKGEVVEEFKGKELEGLRYVHILMDEYPRQKEFREKYEWVHRVILADFVTLEEGTGLVHTAPGHGEEDFEVGQKYGLPVYSPVDDQGKYVEGKWKGVYVKEADPQIIEHLKEKGYLVKAGEIEHKYPHCWRCKTPLIFRATDQWFLKVSKVKEKIIKENDEKVTWYPEWVKIRFDNGVRDSGDWVISRQRYWGIPLPIWQSEDGEIYVVGSWKELVELAVAIEVNGERIDLPESYEEKLKVIEEKLGPEDLHRPYVDAFIIKVNGKEMRRVKDVVDVWFDSGIASWASLGYPRNKELFEKLWPADFIVEGEDQVTKWFYSQQAASVIAFDTVPYRAVAMHGYVLDEKGDKMSKSLGNIIRPEEVVEKAGRDTFRFYMLWATNPWENLKFSWKGVEQVRRMLNILWNVYVLSATYMSLDNFDPRNVKVEELEFREEDKWILSRVNNLIKEVENGIETFYLTKATRALYNFVVEDLSRWYVRLIRKRLWVEGDDPDKLAAYYTLWKVFDVLLRLMAPFTPYITEEIYQNIMRPFTGIESVHMLDWPKPDESAVDEELEREMEFIRRIVEAGSAARQKAKIKLRYPVRKIIIETQDDTVKKAVERLNYILRDQLNAKEVVVGNVEREITVKPNFAKVGPEFKGDARLVAKWISEHGLELYEKGEVDVEIEGKKFHLTREHIIVEENIPDFLVAEDFEGGRVYVDKTLTRELLAEGLAREFVRRIQEMRKRLDLDVNDRIVVTIETTEENRELLQENLEYIMRETRAIEVRFEEAKGYVVEWPEVQAKIGIEKIE; this is encoded by the coding sequence ATGATAAAGGAGCCAGAGTTTAGAGACTACACTCCGGGAAAGCTTGAAGAAAAAATAGAGCAATTCTGGAAGGAGAGCAACATATACCAGAAGGTTAAGGAGCTAAGAAAGAACGGACCAAAGTACTACTTCTTGGATGGGCCTCCGTATGTAAGTGGAGCAATTCACTTAGGCACTGCTTGGAACAAGATAATCAAAGATATGATAATAAGATTCAGAACAATGCAGGGCTATAACGTTTGGAGGCAGCCCGGTTACGACATGCACGGGCTTCCAATTGAGGTAAAGGTTGAACAGGCTTTGGGGTTAAAGACGAAGAAGGAGATAGAAGAAAAGATCGGAGTTGAGAACTTCATCCAGAAGTGTAAGGAATTCGCATTAAACAATCTCAGGATAATGACAGAACAATTCAAGATGCTGGGCGTTTGGATGGACTGGGATAATCCCTACATGACCATAAAGAATGAGTACATTGAATCAGCATGGTTCACGCTAAAGAGGGCTTGGGAAAAGGGTTTGCTGGAGAAGGACAAGCGCGTCCTTCACTGGTGTCCCAGATGTGAGACGGCTTTAGCTGAGCACGAGGTAAGGGGAGAGTACAAGCTGAGAAAGGATCCAAGCATCTACGTGAAGTTCCCAGTTGAGGGGAAGGAAAATGAGTACTTGCTAATTTGGACAACCACCCCATGGACCCTCCCAGCGAACTTAGCTGTTTCCGCCCACCCAGATTACGATTATGTAAAGGTGAGGGTTGATCTTAACGGTAGGGAGGAGTACTGGATATTGGCTAAGGCATTAGTAGAGAAGGTTCTGGGAGATATTGGTGTCAAAGGTGAAGTTGTGGAGGAGTTCAAGGGTAAAGAGCTTGAAGGTTTGAGATACGTCCATATCTTAATGGACGAGTACCCAAGGCAGAAGGAGTTCAGGGAGAAGTACGAGTGGGTCCATAGAGTAATACTAGCTGACTTCGTGACGTTGGAGGAAGGTACTGGGCTTGTCCACACAGCTCCTGGGCATGGTGAGGAAGACTTTGAAGTTGGGCAGAAGTATGGACTACCAGTTTACAGTCCGGTAGATGACCAAGGAAAGTACGTGGAGGGCAAGTGGAAGGGAGTATATGTTAAGGAGGCAGATCCTCAAATAATAGAGCATCTCAAAGAGAAGGGCTACCTAGTTAAGGCTGGAGAAATAGAGCACAAGTACCCCCACTGTTGGCGTTGTAAGACGCCACTAATCTTTAGGGCCACAGACCAGTGGTTCCTCAAAGTTAGCAAAGTTAAGGAGAAGATAATCAAGGAGAACGACGAAAAAGTAACTTGGTATCCTGAGTGGGTTAAGATAAGGTTCGACAATGGAGTAAGGGACAGCGGTGACTGGGTGATAAGCAGGCAACGTTACTGGGGAATCCCACTTCCAATATGGCAGAGCGAGGACGGAGAAATATATGTAGTCGGCTCCTGGAAGGAGTTGGTTGAGCTGGCTGTTGCAATAGAGGTCAACGGTGAAAGAATAGACTTGCCAGAGAGCTATGAGGAGAAGCTCAAGGTTATAGAAGAGAAGCTGGGCCCAGAAGACCTCCACAGGCCCTACGTTGATGCATTCATAATAAAGGTCAACGGAAAAGAGATGAGAAGGGTAAAGGATGTGGTTGACGTTTGGTTCGACAGTGGAATAGCGAGCTGGGCCTCCCTGGGATATCCCAGGAACAAGGAGCTGTTCGAAAAGCTTTGGCCTGCTGATTTCATAGTTGAGGGTGAAGATCAAGTTACAAAGTGGTTCTATTCTCAACAAGCTGCCTCAGTGATAGCCTTCGACACAGTCCCATATAGGGCAGTTGCAATGCACGGTTACGTTCTTGACGAGAAAGGAGATAAGATGAGTAAGAGCCTTGGGAACATAATAAGGCCTGAAGAGGTAGTTGAAAAGGCTGGAAGAGATACATTTAGATTTTACATGCTCTGGGCAACCAACCCCTGGGAGAACCTCAAGTTCAGCTGGAAGGGTGTTGAGCAGGTAAGGAGGATGCTCAACATACTCTGGAACGTTTACGTTCTCTCAGCAACTTACATGAGCCTAGACAACTTTGATCCAAGAAATGTTAAGGTAGAGGAACTGGAATTCAGAGAAGAGGATAAGTGGATACTGAGTAGGGTCAACAACTTGATAAAGGAAGTAGAGAACGGAATAGAGACGTTCTACCTAACGAAGGCTACAAGGGCATTATACAACTTCGTGGTTGAGGATTTGAGCAGGTGGTACGTGAGGCTGATAAGGAAGAGGCTCTGGGTTGAGGGTGATGATCCAGATAAGCTGGCAGCGTACTACACTCTCTGGAAGGTCTTTGATGTTCTGCTAAGGCTTATGGCACCGTTCACTCCCTACATAACCGAGGAGATCTACCAGAATATAATGAGGCCATTCACCGGCATCGAGAGCGTTCACATGCTTGACTGGCCAAAGCCAGATGAGAGTGCAGTAGATGAAGAGCTTGAGAGGGAGATGGAATTCATAAGGAGAATCGTTGAGGCGGGCTCAGCCGCAAGGCAGAAGGCCAAGATAAAGTTAAGGTACCCCGTCAGGAAGATAATAATTGAGACCCAGGACGATACTGTAAAGAAGGCAGTGGAGAGGTTAAACTACATACTTAGGGATCAGCTCAATGCCAAGGAAGTCGTCGTTGGAAATGTTGAGAGAGAAATTACCGTTAAACCGAACTTTGCCAAGGTTGGTCCAGAGTTCAAGGGAGATGCAAGGTTGGTGGCTAAGTGGATAAGCGAGCACGGTCTTGAGCTCTACGAGAAGGGAGAAGTCGATGTTGAGATAGAGGGCAAGAAGTTCCACTTAACAAGGGAGCATATAATTGTGGAAGAGAACATCCCAGACTTCCTCGTTGCAGAGGACTTCGAGGGAGGAAGGGTCTACGTCGACAAGACCCTTACAAGAGAATTGCTCGCTGAAGGATTGGCTAGGGAGTTCGTTAGAAGAATTCAAGAGATGAGAAAGAGGCTCGACCTTGACGTCAATGATAGAATTGTTGTCACAATAGAGACCACAGAGGAGAACCGCGAACTCTTGCAAGAGAATCTAGAGTATATAATGCGTGAGACTAGAGCTATCGAGGTTCGCTTTGAAGAGGCCAAGGGTTACGTTGTGGAGTGGCCAGAGGTTCAGGCAAAGATAGGAATTGAGAAGATTGAATGA
- a CDS encoding AAA family ATPase: protein MLFDLRPKERREDIFDREKEFKKLEKSIEDYSMTLLLGIRRVGKSSLLKAYLSENPGILIDCRELYGERGHITRNDLIRKLQERGNLLQKLLSKFKVSFDLKFLKIEPKEVSLLDIFESLNEVGKKMGKFVLAFDEAQYLRFYGSRGGRDLLALFAYAYDNLENLKIVLTGSEVGLLHDFLGISDYESPLYGRIAGEVYVEPFDSHLSKEFLKAGFREVNLNVEDEIIEKAVEMLDGIPGWLVLFGVVYMKEKDYEKAMKRTFEIARGLILGELKELEKRSRRYLEILRGIALGYNRWSLIRDYLSVKGIPTPEPRLYELLSNLKKMGWIKEVEGKYMLSDPLVKVALSERKTL, encoded by the coding sequence GTGCTTTTTGACTTAAGACCTAAAGAGAGAAGGGAGGACATCTTTGACAGAGAAAAAGAATTCAAAAAACTTGAGAAAAGTATTGAAGATTACTCAATGACTCTTCTCCTGGGAATTAGGAGGGTAGGTAAAAGCTCCCTTTTAAAAGCTTATCTATCCGAAAACCCAGGAATTCTGATAGACTGCAGAGAGCTCTATGGGGAAAGGGGCCATATTACAAGAAATGATTTAATAAGAAAGCTTCAAGAGAGAGGTAATCTTCTTCAAAAATTACTCTCAAAGTTTAAAGTGTCCTTTGATCTTAAGTTCCTAAAAATTGAGCCCAAAGAAGTTTCCCTTCTGGATATATTTGAGAGTCTTAATGAAGTGGGAAAGAAGATGGGAAAGTTTGTTTTAGCCTTCGATGAAGCTCAATACTTGAGATTTTATGGTTCCAGGGGAGGAAGAGATTTGCTAGCCCTTTTTGCTTATGCATATGACAATTTAGAGAATCTCAAAATAGTGCTCACAGGGTCTGAAGTTGGCCTTCTTCACGATTTTCTTGGTATAAGTGATTATGAAAGCCCTCTATACGGGAGGATTGCAGGAGAGGTCTACGTGGAGCCATTTGATTCTCACTTATCCAAAGAATTCTTAAAGGCAGGATTTAGGGAAGTTAACCTAAACGTTGAGGATGAAATCATAGAAAAGGCAGTCGAAATGTTAGATGGAATTCCAGGGTGGCTTGTCCTCTTTGGGGTGGTGTATATGAAAGAGAAAGACTACGAAAAAGCCATGAAGAGAACTTTTGAGATTGCAAGGGGACTAATACTCGGAGAACTCAAAGAGCTCGAGAAAAGAAGTCGTCGCTATCTTGAAATTTTAAGAGGAATAGCATTGGGTTACAACAGGTGGAGTCTTATCCGTGATTACCTTAGCGTTAAAGGAATTCCCACTCCCGAGCCAAGGCTTTACGAACTTCTCAGTAACCTCAAGAAGATGGGGTGGATCAAGGAAGTTGAAGGTAAATACATGCTGAGTGATCCTCTCGTTAAGGTTGCCTTGAGTGAACGGAAAACCTTATAA
- a CDS encoding nicotinamidase: MPEEALIIVDMQRDFMPGGALPVPEGDKIIPRINDYIKEFKEKGALIVATRDWHPENHISFKERGGPWPKHCVQNTPGAEIVVDLPEDAIIISKATEPDKEAYSGFEGTNLAEILKKNGVKRVYICGVATEYCVRATALDALKHGFEVYLLKDAVKGINPEDEKKVLRELEEKGVKIL, from the coding sequence ATGCCAGAGGAAGCCCTCATTATTGTTGACATGCAAAGAGACTTCATGCCCGGTGGGGCTCTTCCAGTACCTGAAGGTGACAAAATAATTCCCAGAATAAATGACTACATAAAAGAATTCAAGGAGAAGGGAGCTTTGATAGTTGCGACGAGAGACTGGCACCCTGAAAATCATATAAGCTTTAAGGAAAGAGGTGGACCATGGCCAAAGCACTGTGTTCAGAATACCCCAGGAGCGGAGATAGTGGTCGATCTTCCGGAGGATGCAATAATAATTTCAAAGGCCACTGAGCCAGATAAGGAGGCGTATTCAGGATTTGAGGGGACTAACTTAGCTGAGATCCTCAAGAAGAATGGCGTAAAGAGGGTTTACATCTGCGGTGTTGCAACTGAATACTGTGTGAGAGCTACGGCCTTAGATGCCCTAAAGCATGGTTTCGAAGTTTATCTTCTCAAAGATGCCGTGAAGGGAATAAACCCCGAAGACGAAAAGAAAGTCCTGAGGGAGTTAGAGGAGAAAGGAGTTAAGATTCTCTAG
- a CDS encoding RNase J family beta-CASP ribonuclease, which produces MIKIYTLGGYEEVGKNMTAVEYEGEIVIIDMGIRLDRVLIHEDVEFQKMSSKELRKLGAIPDDRPIRDKKVVAIALSHGHLDHIGAVGKLAPHYPDVPIYGTPYTIRLAKSEIKGEEYFEVTNPLYETNYGEIVQVSENLAIEFVQITHSIPHSSIVVIHTPEGAVVYACDYKFDNNHPYGEKPDYKRLKELGKEGVKVLIAESTRVAEETKTPSEAVAKMLLEDFFLYEGMEADGLIATTFASHITRLQALIEIANKMGRQAVFIGRSLAKYTGIAKQLGLIKMKGSRVLRSPNAISKVLKEVSQARENYLLVVTGHQGEPGAILTRMANGELYDIGPRDTVVFSAGVIPNPLNIAQRYALETKLRMKGVRMIKNLHVSGHASKEDHRYLIRMLNPENIVPAHGEFRMLTHYAELAEEEGYMIGKDVFISRNGHAITI; this is translated from the coding sequence ATGATAAAAATCTACACTCTCGGGGGTTACGAGGAAGTCGGAAAGAACATGACTGCTGTTGAATACGAAGGGGAGATAGTGATAATAGACATGGGAATAAGGCTCGACAGGGTTTTGATTCACGAAGACGTTGAGTTCCAGAAGATGAGCTCAAAAGAGCTAAGGAAGCTTGGAGCAATACCGGACGACAGGCCAATCAGGGATAAGAAAGTGGTTGCAATAGCACTCTCCCACGGGCACTTGGATCACATAGGGGCAGTGGGAAAGCTAGCCCCCCACTATCCTGACGTTCCAATATATGGAACCCCCTACACGATTAGGTTAGCGAAGAGCGAAATAAAGGGAGAAGAGTATTTTGAGGTCACAAACCCACTCTATGAGACCAATTATGGGGAGATTGTCCAAGTAAGCGAGAATCTGGCCATAGAATTTGTCCAGATAACCCATTCAATTCCTCACTCTTCGATAGTTGTAATCCACACCCCAGAGGGAGCTGTCGTTTACGCTTGCGACTACAAATTTGACAACAATCACCCCTACGGGGAGAAACCCGACTACAAAAGGCTAAAAGAGCTTGGAAAAGAAGGAGTTAAGGTTTTAATAGCTGAATCAACGAGGGTCGCTGAAGAAACAAAAACTCCAAGCGAGGCCGTTGCGAAGATGCTCCTCGAAGACTTCTTCCTATATGAGGGGATGGAGGCCGATGGACTTATAGCTACAACCTTTGCGAGCCACATAACGAGGCTTCAAGCGCTGATAGAGATAGCAAATAAGATGGGAAGGCAAGCTGTATTCATAGGAAGGTCTCTAGCCAAGTATACTGGAATAGCAAAGCAGTTGGGCTTGATAAAGATGAAAGGTTCCAGAGTTTTGAGGAGCCCAAATGCAATAAGCAAGGTTTTAAAGGAAGTTTCACAGGCGAGAGAAAATTATCTTCTCGTGGTAACTGGTCATCAGGGTGAGCCGGGGGCAATACTAACAAGAATGGCTAACGGAGAGCTCTATGATATAGGGCCGAGGGATACAGTTGTCTTTTCGGCAGGAGTCATACCGAACCCCTTAAATATAGCTCAGAGGTATGCCCTAGAGACAAAGTTAAGGATGAAAGGGGTAAGAATGATAAAGAATTTGCACGTAAGTGGTCATGCAAGCAAGGAGGATCACAGGTATTTAATAAGGATGCTCAACCCAGAGAACATAGTTCCCGCGCATGGGGAGTTCAGGATGCTCACGCACTATGCAGAATTGGCAGAAGAGGAAGGATATATGATTGGCAAGGATGTTTTCATTTCAAGAAACGGTCATGCAATAACAATTTAG